A genomic segment from Neobacillus sp. YX16 encodes:
- the accB gene encoding acetyl-CoA carboxylase biotin carboxyl carrier protein translates to MFKIQEIREIIRLIDDSTVDCLELEKGDTRIFVRRNSMLNPSVIQDNKSINQAIPTVLDAPVLVAATKANEISEASIQAAATKEITEKEEITPKYMGTETLLKIVSPMVGTFYMAPGVDVAPYVKIGDSVEKSTVVCIVEAMKLFNEIEAEMDGEIVEVLVENGQLVEYGQPLFLVKQTS, encoded by the coding sequence ATGTTTAAAATTCAAGAAATTAGAGAAATCATTAGACTAATTGATGATTCGACAGTAGACTGCTTAGAACTTGAAAAGGGAGATACTCGAATTTTCGTTAGAAGAAATTCAATGCTAAATCCTTCTGTAATACAAGATAATAAATCTATTAATCAGGCTATTCCTACTGTTTTGGATGCACCTGTTCTTGTAGCAGCAACCAAGGCGAATGAAATTTCTGAAGCTTCAATTCAAGCAGCAGCGACGAAGGAAATTACTGAGAAAGAAGAAATAACACCAAAATACATGGGAACTGAAACCCTATTAAAAATTGTTTCCCCTATGGTTGGGACGTTTTACATGGCACCAGGAGTCGATGTGGCTCCCTATGTAAAAATTGGGGATAGTGTTGAAAAGTCAACAGTTGTCTGTATCGTTGAAGCCATGAAATTGTTTAATGAAATTGAAGCAGAAATGGATGGAGAGATCGTTGAAGTACTCGTCGAGAATGGTCAGCTCGTAGAATACGGCCAACCTCTTTTCTTAGTGAAGCAGACATCATAA
- the phaC gene encoding class III poly(R)-hydroxyalkanoic acid synthase subunit PhaC, with translation MKKEYENFIEMVPEEYQQMYRRLKSVTQVLTKDAEPEVGPTPKEVIWTRNKTKLYRYISEHPKKHKTPLLLIYALINKPYIMDLTKGGSLVEYLVNQGFDVYLLEWGTPGIEDKNMKLDDYIMDYIPRAVRKVLRKSNADAVSILGYCMGGTITSIFAALHPELPIRNLVFMTTPFDFEDSGLYGAMLDEQHFDIDKVVQTYGNIPPEMIDFGNKLLKPMANIYGPYISLFDRAENESFVKSFKLLQKWLNDGIPFPGESYRQWIREFYQKNKLIKGELVIRGRQVSLAEITANVLNLSGEIDNIAPPHQVEALMNRISSKDKQYINLPVGHTSIAFGSKASKITYPTIGDWLEKRSN, from the coding sequence ATGAAAAAAGAATATGAAAATTTTATCGAAATGGTACCTGAGGAGTATCAACAGATGTATAGACGTTTAAAAAGTGTAACTCAAGTGTTAACGAAGGATGCCGAACCAGAGGTCGGCCCAACCCCGAAAGAAGTCATTTGGACTAGGAATAAAACCAAGCTATATCGCTACATATCAGAACATCCGAAAAAACATAAAACTCCGCTTCTCTTGATTTATGCACTAATTAATAAGCCCTATATTATGGATTTAACAAAGGGTGGCAGTTTAGTTGAATATCTGGTGAATCAGGGCTTTGACGTCTATCTCCTTGAATGGGGAACACCAGGCATCGAAGATAAAAATATGAAATTAGACGATTATATTATGGACTACATCCCACGAGCAGTACGTAAAGTCTTGCGAAAATCGAATGCGGATGCAGTGTCCATTCTTGGTTATTGCATGGGCGGTACAATTACTTCAATATTTGCTGCTCTGCACCCTGAATTGCCTATTCGTAACCTTGTCTTTATGACAACTCCGTTTGATTTTGAAGATTCAGGCCTTTATGGCGCTATGCTGGATGAGCAACATTTTGATATTGATAAAGTGGTGCAAACATACGGTAATATACCACCTGAAATGATTGACTTTGGAAATAAACTACTAAAACCGATGGCAAACATTTATGGCCCTTATATTAGTCTTTTTGATCGTGCTGAGAATGAAAGTTTTGTAAAGAGCTTTAAACTTCTGCAAAAATGGTTAAACGACGGCATTCCATTTCCGGGTGAATCCTATCGTCAGTGGATTCGTGAATTTTATCAAAAAAACAAGCTGATTAAAGGGGAACTCGTTATTCGTGGACGTCAGGTTAGTCTTGCGGAAATCACAGCTAATGTCCTCAACTTATCGGGTGAAATTGACAACATTGCTCCACCGCATCAAGTAGAAGCATTAATGAATCGCATATCCAGTAAAGACAAACAATATATAAACTTACCAGTTGGACATACGTCAATTGCTTTTGGAAGTAAAGCTTCAAAAATAACTTATCCAACGATTGGTGATTGGTTAGAAAAGAGATCAAACTAA
- the katG gene encoding catalase/peroxidase HPI: protein MDVNNNAKTDGCPFHHGGATSKKSSGTSNREWWPNQLNLNILHQHDRKSNPMGEDFVYAEEFKKIDYYELKQDLQNLMTTSQDWWPADYGHYGPLFIRMSWHAAGTYRNTDGRGGGGAGAQRFAPLNSWPDNGNLDKARRLLWPVKQKYGNKISWADLLLLAGNVAIESMGGKTFGFGGGREDIWHPEEDIYWGTETEWLGDNRYSGDRDLENPLAAVQMGLIYVNPEGPNGKPDPIASARDIRETFARMGMNDEETVALIAGGHTFGKAHGAGDAAHVGPEPEAAPIEALGLGWLSTHGSGKGHDTITSGIEGAWTANPTQWDNGYFDLLFGYQWWLTKSPAGAYQWLAVDPDEKDLAPDAEDPSVKVPTMMTTADMALRYDPEYEKISSRFHQNPEEFADVFARAWFKLLHRDMGPKARYLGPEVPKEDLIWQDPVPTVEYDLTDGEVAELKAKILDSGLSVSDLVTTAWASASTFRGSDMRGGANGARIRLAPQKDWEVNQPELLAKVLNVLEDIQNGLKKKVSIADLIVLGGSAAIEKAAQDAGFDVIVPFAPGRGDATEEQTDAESFAVLEPVADGFRNYQKKQYSVSPEELLVDKAQLLNLTAPEMTVLVGGMRVLGTNHRGTEHGVFTSRVGTLTNDFFVNLLDMGVEWKPVEENVYVGRDRKTGKVVRTATRVDLVFGSNSVLRALAEVYAQDDNKEKFVRDFIAAWVKVMNADRFDLKLKKTQKIGI, encoded by the coding sequence ATGGACGTTAATAACAATGCCAAAACAGACGGGTGCCCGTTTCATCACGGAGGCGCTACAAGTAAAAAATCTAGCGGTACATCAAATCGAGAATGGTGGCCAAACCAGTTAAACTTGAATATTCTCCATCAACATGACAGAAAATCTAATCCTATGGGAGAAGACTTTGTTTATGCTGAAGAATTTAAAAAAATAGACTACTATGAACTTAAACAGGATCTTCAGAATCTAATGACAACCAGTCAAGATTGGTGGCCTGCGGACTATGGACATTATGGTCCATTGTTTATCCGTATGTCTTGGCACGCTGCTGGTACCTATCGTAATACCGACGGAAGAGGCGGTGGAGGGGCTGGTGCACAGCGTTTTGCTCCACTTAACAGCTGGCCTGACAATGGCAACCTTGATAAAGCTCGAAGGCTATTATGGCCGGTTAAGCAAAAGTATGGAAATAAGATCTCATGGGCTGACTTGCTCCTTCTAGCAGGTAATGTAGCCATTGAATCCATGGGGGGTAAGACGTTTGGTTTTGGAGGAGGACGCGAAGACATCTGGCATCCAGAAGAGGACATTTACTGGGGTACTGAAACAGAATGGCTAGGTGATAATCGTTACTCAGGAGATCGTGATCTAGAAAATCCACTTGCTGCCGTTCAGATGGGTCTTATTTATGTTAACCCAGAAGGTCCGAACGGTAAACCAGATCCGATTGCAAGTGCTCGCGACATACGTGAAACCTTTGCACGTATGGGAATGAACGATGAAGAAACTGTGGCACTAATAGCAGGCGGTCATACTTTTGGGAAAGCACACGGCGCAGGAGATGCTGCCCATGTTGGTCCAGAACCAGAAGCTGCTCCTATTGAAGCACTTGGTTTAGGTTGGTTAAGCACACACGGCAGTGGTAAAGGTCATGATACTATCACTAGCGGTATTGAGGGTGCTTGGACTGCAAATCCAACACAGTGGGACAATGGTTACTTTGATTTATTGTTTGGATATCAGTGGTGGCTTACAAAGAGTCCTGCAGGTGCCTACCAATGGCTTGCTGTAGATCCTGATGAGAAGGATCTTGCACCAGATGCAGAAGATCCATCCGTTAAAGTTCCAACAATGATGACCACTGCGGATATGGCATTACGTTATGATCCCGAATACGAAAAGATATCTAGTCGTTTCCATCAAAATCCTGAAGAATTTGCCGATGTATTTGCCCGTGCATGGTTCAAACTGCTTCACCGTGACATGGGTCCTAAAGCGAGATATCTAGGCCCTGAGGTTCCTAAAGAAGATCTTATTTGGCAAGATCCTGTACCAACAGTTGAATATGATTTAACAGATGGGGAAGTAGCAGAGCTTAAAGCAAAGATCCTAGACTCAGGACTCTCAGTCAGCGATTTAGTAACAACTGCCTGGGCTTCTGCTAGTACCTTCCGTGGCTCAGATATGCGTGGCGGAGCTAATGGTGCCCGTATCCGTCTTGCTCCACAGAAGGATTGGGAAGTGAATCAGCCGGAGTTGCTTGCAAAAGTGCTTAATGTACTGGAAGATATTCAAAACGGTTTAAAAAAGAAGGTCAGCATAGCTGATTTGATTGTATTAGGTGGTAGTGCTGCAATAGAGAAAGCTGCACAAGATGCAGGTTTTGATGTCATTGTTCCTTTTGCTCCAGGACGTGGTGATGCGACAGAAGAGCAAACTGATGCAGAGAGCTTTGCAGTACTAGAGCCTGTCGCTGATGGATTCCGCAACTATCAGAAGAAGCAGTATAGTGTAAGCCCAGAGGAGCTACTAGTAGACAAGGCACAACTTCTAAACCTTACGGCACCAGAAATGACTGTACTTGTCGGCGGTATGCGTGTTTTAGGTACAAACCATCGTGGCACAGAACACGGTGTATTCACTAGTCGTGTAGGCACACTCACTAACGACTTCTTTGTGAACTTGCTTGACATGGGAGTAGAGTGGAAGCCTGTAGAAGAAAACGTATATGTAGGTCGTGATCGTAAAACAGGTAAAGTAGTGCGTACCGCAACTAGAGTCGACCTCGTGTTTGGTTCAAACTCCGTTTTACGTGCTCTAGCAGAAGTTTATGCTCAGGATGATAACAAGGAGAAGTTTGTACGTGACTTTATAGCTGCATGGGTCAAGGTAATGAATGCAGATCGCTTCGACCTTAAGTTGAAGAAAACTCAAAAAATAGGCATTTAA
- a CDS encoding acetyl-CoA C-acetyltransferase, which yields MQNVYLVEALRTPIGSFGGSLKDVGAVQLATTVVKEVWQRSGLSGEIIDEVVLGNVLKSGLKGNPARQAAIHSGLPVSVPAITIDKQCASGLRAITLAYHQILAGDSNVVIAGGTESMSNVPHLVMNARWGQKLGDLRTVDALFHDGLHCALEGYHMGNTAENLAERYQISREEQDVFALGSQQKAIKAKEQGKFEKEIIPVAIKSKHGSTLFTEDENIKNTNLDKLLTLKPAFRENGSVTAGNASSLNDGAAAVVVASEQAVREYDLKPLAKIRSVASAAVSPSIMGIGPVPATQKALTRANLTIQDIELAELNEAFAAQVLAVNKELGLPEEIINVNGGAIALGHPIGCSGARIVVTLVHELRRQKKQIGLASLCVGGGQGVSIIIEAI from the coding sequence ATGCAAAATGTATACTTAGTTGAGGCACTCAGAACTCCGATAGGGAGTTTTGGTGGTTCATTGAAAGATGTAGGTGCTGTACAACTTGCAACGACTGTTGTTAAGGAGGTGTGGCAACGATCTGGTCTTTCGGGTGAAATTATTGATGAGGTAGTACTAGGTAATGTACTAAAATCAGGACTCAAAGGAAACCCAGCAAGACAAGCAGCAATTCATTCTGGGTTACCTGTGTCTGTACCAGCCATTACCATTGATAAACAATGTGCATCTGGATTGCGAGCAATTACATTAGCCTATCACCAAATTCTTGCAGGAGATTCAAATGTTGTGATCGCAGGGGGGACAGAAAGTATGAGTAATGTCCCACATTTGGTGATGAATGCAAGGTGGGGGCAGAAACTGGGAGATTTACGGACAGTGGATGCACTTTTTCATGATGGACTTCACTGTGCATTAGAAGGTTACCATATGGGTAATACAGCTGAAAATTTAGCAGAACGCTATCAAATTTCCCGAGAGGAACAAGATGTTTTTGCCTTAGGAAGCCAGCAAAAAGCTATCAAAGCTAAAGAACAAGGTAAATTCGAAAAAGAAATTATTCCTGTTGCTATTAAAAGCAAGCATGGTTCCACTCTATTTACGGAAGATGAGAATATAAAAAATACTAATCTGGATAAATTACTAACTCTTAAACCAGCTTTTAGAGAAAATGGGTCAGTGACAGCTGGAAATGCTTCGTCATTGAATGATGGGGCAGCTGCAGTCGTTGTTGCTTCTGAACAAGCTGTAAGGGAATACGACTTAAAACCACTTGCCAAAATACGTTCTGTTGCTAGTGCTGCTGTTTCTCCTTCTATCATGGGTATTGGACCAGTCCCGGCGACACAAAAAGCCTTAACGAGAGCAAATCTTACTATACAGGATATTGAATTGGCAGAGCTAAATGAAGCATTTGCAGCACAAGTGCTGGCAGTAAATAAGGAATTAGGTTTGCCAGAGGAGATTATTAATGTTAATGGAGGAGCAATAGCATTAGGCCACCCCATCGGATGTTCAGGTGCTCGGATTGTGGTTACCTTAGTTCATGAATTAAGACGTCAAAAGAAACAAATTGGATTAGCATCCTTATGTGTAGGCGGTGGACAAGGAGTTTCAATCATTATTGAAGCAATATAA
- a CDS encoding 3-oxoacid CoA-transferase subunit B, which yields MKDTRLTIVKRAVKEIQDEMNVNLGIGMPTLVANEIPTDINVLLQSENGLLGIGPYPIDGQEDPDLINAGKETITTVPGSSFFDSAESFAMIRGGHIDLAILGGMEVSENGDLANWMIPGKMVKGMGGAMDLVNGAKRVVVIMEHVNKSGESKIKKECTLPLTGQKVVHRLITDLAVFDFTPSGMVLIETASGVTVTDVMEKTEASFTISPELLVFG from the coding sequence ATGAAAGATACACGTTTAACCATTGTCAAAAGAGCGGTGAAAGAAATTCAAGATGAAATGAACGTCAACCTTGGAATCGGAATGCCAACTTTAGTAGCAAACGAAATTCCTACTGATATAAATGTATTATTGCAATCAGAAAATGGTCTGCTCGGTATTGGTCCATACCCAATCGATGGTCAAGAAGATCCAGATTTAATCAATGCAGGAAAAGAAACGATTACCACTGTCCCTGGATCCTCATTTTTTGATAGCGCTGAGTCATTTGCGATGATTCGTGGCGGCCATATTGATCTAGCTATCCTCGGCGGCATGGAAGTGTCCGAAAACGGTGACCTTGCTAATTGGATGATTCCTGGAAAGATGGTCAAAGGAATGGGAGGAGCAATGGATCTAGTTAACGGTGCCAAACGAGTAGTAGTCATTATGGAGCATGTAAATAAGTCCGGTGAAAGCAAAATTAAAAAAGAATGCACTCTACCATTAACTGGACAGAAAGTCGTTCACCGTTTAATCACAGATCTTGCTGTATTTGATTTTACACCATCAGGAATGGTACTCATTGAAACAGCGAGCGGTGTTACAGTAACGGATGTAATGGAAAAAACCGAAGCATCATTTACAATTTCTCCAGAACTATTGGTATTTGGATAA
- a CDS encoding ATP-binding protein gives MIFLNYIVNLSVFCLFVIMPLVIRSFINHKPINKVRLWVGVYAGMFTIILVMLSIKQQGFAYDLRYATVILVFAYLGPMAGIITGGIALLGRLFVGGQWYQAIIGFTIVMASFSVLHLYISRFTPIKKVVHLFGTFVCMYVLYVSIFHIINDNLLFHLQYLLFMVVGVVIGALLIESYVKLYQLNYQLSYMYKKVEESESNYRLIAENTVDLISIMDKEFVLRYISPSHKYILGYEESDLTGVELSALIHPDDVCTLKNKWDGMFEIKQSQLIEFRLQHKNGDWIEVESRFMPVKGEDDSIEHFVKISRDISERKKSDEILLQSEKLSVVGELAAGVAHEIRNPLTTIKGFVQLYKNENKSTKYTELLLSELDRIETITSELLSLGKPQAVQLIRMNVKELIENTLDILTPQFIMNDIQFHLIVEETPFYITCEKNQLKQVFINIIKNAIEAMKGGGEIYINLRKGKDGACIISFQDQGCGIPEELLPRLGEPFYTLNEKGTGLGLMICHKIIKQHNGSITYVSRLNEGTLIEITLPSVS, from the coding sequence TTGATTTTTTTAAACTACATTGTTAATCTCTCAGTATTTTGCCTTTTTGTAATTATGCCTCTCGTTATCCGTTCATTTATTAATCATAAGCCAATTAACAAAGTGCGACTTTGGGTCGGTGTTTATGCCGGAATGTTTACCATCATCCTAGTAATGCTATCTATAAAGCAACAAGGATTTGCTTATGATCTTCGATATGCAACAGTCATACTTGTTTTTGCCTATCTTGGGCCAATGGCGGGTATAATTACCGGGGGAATTGCATTGTTGGGAAGACTATTTGTAGGTGGTCAGTGGTACCAAGCCATTATTGGATTTACAATTGTCATGGCTAGTTTTTCTGTTTTACATCTATATATTTCTCGATTTACACCAATAAAAAAAGTTGTCCATCTATTTGGTACTTTTGTGTGTATGTATGTTTTATATGTATCTATCTTTCACATTATTAATGATAATCTACTCTTTCATCTTCAGTATTTACTTTTTATGGTAGTAGGAGTAGTAATTGGTGCCTTACTAATTGAGTCCTATGTCAAACTGTATCAATTAAATTACCAATTGTCATACATGTATAAGAAAGTAGAGGAAAGTGAATCAAACTATCGACTGATCGCCGAGAATACGGTAGACCTAATATCTATTATGGATAAAGAATTTGTTCTTCGTTACATCTCGCCTTCACATAAATATATTTTAGGGTACGAAGAATCTGACCTGACTGGGGTTGAATTATCTGCGTTAATTCATCCTGATGATGTTTGTACCTTAAAAAATAAATGGGATGGGATGTTTGAAATTAAACAATCACAATTGATTGAATTCCGTTTACAACACAAAAATGGGGACTGGATTGAAGTAGAATCCCGTTTTATGCCCGTAAAGGGCGAAGACGATTCCATTGAACATTTCGTCAAGATTAGCCGAGATATTTCTGAACGTAAAAAATCAGATGAAATTCTATTGCAATCTGAAAAGCTTTCTGTTGTCGGTGAATTAGCAGCCGGAGTAGCACATGAAATAAGAAATCCGCTTACAACCATAAAGGGGTTTGTTCAACTTTATAAGAATGAAAATAAATCTACTAAATATACTGAATTACTCTTAAGTGAACTGGATAGAATTGAAACGATTACGAGCGAACTTCTTTCTTTGGGAAAACCACAAGCTGTCCAACTAATTCGTATGAATGTAAAAGAACTAATAGAAAATACACTTGATATACTTACTCCTCAGTTTATTATGAATGATATTCAATTTCATCTGATTGTTGAAGAAACGCCTTTTTATATAACTTGTGAGAAGAACCAATTAAAGCAGGTATTTATTAATATAATAAAGAACGCTATTGAAGCAATGAAAGGAGGAGGTGAAATATACATCAATTTAAGAAAAGGCAAAGATGGCGCATGTATAATTTCATTTCAAGATCAAGGATGCGGTATACCTGAAGAGCTGCTTCCTCGGTTAGGTGAGCCATTTTACACTTTAAATGAAAAGGGAACCGGACTCGGATTAATGATCTGTCATAAGATTATTAAACAGCACAATGGTAGTATTACCTACGTGAGTAGATTGAACGAAGGAACTTTAATTGAGATTACATTACCATCGGTTAGTTAA
- a CDS encoding Fur-regulated basic protein FbpA, with product MRKNDEKKRQKLINKLIFLNVYNKEDQQLNNLPLSKLEYEYRRFKLQNHPHGEFGSIQWV from the coding sequence ATGAGGAAAAATGATGAAAAGAAGCGACAAAAACTTATCAATAAATTAATTTTCTTAAACGTATACAACAAAGAAGACCAACAGCTTAATAATTTGCCACTTTCAAAATTAGAATATGAGTATAGAAGATTTAAATTACAAAACCATCCGCATGGTGAGTTTGGGTCCATTCAGTGGGTATAA
- a CDS encoding carboxyl transferase domain-containing protein — MSTVYEKIYDLWDRKSKIVLGGGDERIDTQHNRGKLTARERIDLLLDEDSFVELNSFIKHRATNFGMDKLESPGEGVVTGYGKIHGRLVYVFAQDFTVFGGALGEMHASKICKIMDLAAKNGAPIIGLNDSGGARIQEGVVSLDGYGQIFYRNAIYSGVIPQISVIMGPCAGGAVYSPAITDFVFMVENTSQMFITGPKVIETVTGEKISAENLGGAKVHSSISGCAHFIGVSEQEVLEEVRKLITFLPQNNMENPLSLECMKEDDWREDLLDLVPLNATKVYDIRKVLEQVLDQGDFMEVQKDYAKNIVVGFGRIDGNSVGVVANQPKVMAGGLDINSSDKTSRFIRFCDSFNIPIITFEDVTGFFPGVNQEHGGIIRHGAKILYAYSEATVPKITVILRKAFGGAYVAMNSKAIGADIVFAWPNAEIAVMGPEGAANIIFAKEINQSSDPAATRSEKIEEYRNMFANPYVAASHGMVDDVIDPRDTRKVLKQSLEMLRTKKEFRPKKKHGNIPL; from the coding sequence ATGAGTACAGTTTATGAGAAGATTTATGATCTATGGGATCGGAAAAGTAAGATTGTGCTTGGCGGCGGTGACGAGCGAATTGATACCCAGCATAATCGAGGGAAACTTACTGCAAGGGAACGAATTGATCTATTGTTGGACGAGGATTCCTTTGTGGAATTAAATTCTTTTATCAAACACCGTGCAACCAACTTCGGCATGGATAAATTGGAAAGTCCAGGCGAAGGTGTTGTGACGGGTTATGGTAAAATTCATGGCCGCCTAGTCTACGTATTTGCCCAAGATTTTACCGTTTTTGGCGGTGCACTAGGAGAGATGCATGCGTCTAAAATTTGCAAAATTATGGATTTGGCTGCTAAAAATGGGGCACCGATTATTGGTTTAAATGATTCAGGGGGTGCCAGGATACAGGAAGGCGTTGTTTCTTTAGACGGATACGGTCAAATTTTTTATCGAAATGCCATCTACTCTGGTGTAATCCCGCAAATATCAGTGATCATGGGCCCTTGTGCGGGTGGGGCAGTCTATTCTCCAGCCATTACGGATTTTGTGTTTATGGTGGAAAATACCAGTCAAATGTTTATTACAGGTCCAAAGGTCATTGAAACGGTTACCGGCGAGAAAATTTCTGCGGAGAATCTTGGCGGTGCAAAGGTTCATTCTTCCATTAGTGGCTGTGCACATTTTATTGGAGTTTCCGAACAAGAGGTCTTAGAAGAAGTAAGAAAATTAATTACCTTTCTGCCCCAAAACAATATGGAAAATCCTCTGTCTTTGGAATGCATGAAAGAGGATGATTGGCGGGAAGATTTGCTGGACCTTGTGCCTCTCAATGCAACGAAGGTATATGATATTCGCAAGGTATTAGAGCAAGTATTAGATCAAGGGGATTTTATGGAAGTTCAAAAGGACTATGCGAAAAATATCGTGGTTGGTTTTGGAAGAATTGATGGGAATAGTGTAGGAGTGGTTGCCAATCAGCCTAAAGTAATGGCTGGCGGTCTAGATATTAATTCTTCCGACAAGACTTCCAGATTCATTCGATTCTGTGACTCTTTTAACATCCCAATCATAACTTTTGAAGACGTTACAGGTTTTTTCCCTGGAGTCAATCAAGAGCACGGAGGTATCATTCGTCATGGTGCAAAGATTCTCTACGCCTATTCAGAAGCAACAGTTCCTAAAATAACCGTCATATTAAGAAAAGCATTTGGCGGGGCCTATGTCGCTATGAATTCAAAAGCAATTGGTGCGGACATTGTATTTGCTTGGCCAAATGCGGAAATTGCCGTAATGGGACCGGAAGGAGCAGCAAATATTATCTTTGCAAAAGAAATTAATCAAAGCAGTGATCCGGCAGCAACACGTTCGGAAAAAATTGAAGAATATCGAAATATGTTTGCGAATCCTTATGTTGCGGCTTCTCATGGAATGGTGGATGACGTGATCGACCCAAGAGATACAAGAAAAGTTCTGAAACAGTCTTTAGAGATGCTTAGAACAAAAAAAGAATTTAGACCGAAAAAAAAGCATGGAAATATTCCATTGTAG
- a CDS encoding LysR family transcriptional regulator yields MELRDLKSFIEVVKHQSFTKAASHSYLSQPSFSKAVKKVEEELKVELFDRSTRHLRLTDAGQIVYEQAQKALVSLSEITFLLDDLRNVAVGEIKIGIPPLIGTLFFPNIAKRVQESYPNVSLQLVERGAKLIGQLVENGEVDLGIVVLPTDTAKFNMLPFISDEFVLYVHKKHPLALRSAIDIRELKEEKFILFSEEFTLHDYIKRVCINAGFVPDISYQSSQWDLIIELVSSEFGVTLLPKSIYHKLNNPNVQIVPIAEPTLYWRLGIITKKEAYHSFALREVLKMLNE; encoded by the coding sequence TTGGAACTACGTGATTTAAAATCTTTTATTGAAGTGGTGAAACATCAAAGCTTTACAAAAGCTGCTTCACATTCCTACCTTTCACAGCCTTCATTTAGCAAAGCTGTTAAAAAGGTAGAAGAAGAATTAAAGGTAGAATTATTCGACCGCTCTACACGCCATTTACGGTTGACCGATGCCGGACAAATTGTTTATGAGCAAGCACAAAAAGCATTGGTTTCTTTGTCTGAGATCACATTCCTGCTTGACGACCTTAGGAACGTTGCAGTAGGTGAGATTAAAATAGGTATTCCACCACTAATTGGAACATTGTTTTTTCCGAATATTGCCAAACGTGTTCAGGAAAGTTATCCTAATGTTTCACTTCAGTTAGTTGAAAGAGGTGCAAAATTAATTGGTCAGCTGGTTGAAAACGGCGAGGTCGACCTTGGTATTGTAGTGCTACCAACCGACACAGCAAAGTTTAATATGCTTCCATTTATATCAGATGAATTTGTTCTTTATGTACATAAAAAGCATCCTCTGGCTTTGAGAAGTGCTATTGATATCAGAGAATTAAAAGAAGAGAAATTCATTCTTTTTTCAGAAGAGTTTACGCTTCATGACTATATAAAAAGGGTTTGTATAAATGCAGGTTTTGTACCAGATATTTCCTATCAGAGTTCACAGTGGGATTTAATTATTGAACTAGTTTCTTCTGAGTTTGGTGTAACTTTGTTACCAAAATCTATTTACCATAAACTAAATAACCCCAATGTACAAATTGTTCCTATAGCCGAACCAACATTGTACTGGAGACTCGGCATTATCACGAAAAAAGAGGCATATCACTCTTTTGCTTTGAGAGAAGTCTTAAAGATGCTAAATGAATGA
- a CDS encoding CoA transferase subunit A, translated as MKNSKILTSFSEAVSDISDGSTLIVGGFGLSGIPEKAIQALKEKGTKNLTVVSNNCGVDDWGLGLLLANKQIKKMVSSYVGENKIFEQQFLSGELEVELTPQGTLAERIRAGGAGIPGFYTATGVGTPIAEGKEVKEFDGKTYLLERGIVGDFSLVKAWKADTLGNLVYRKTSRNFNPLAAMAGKITIAEVEEIVAAGVLDPDEIHTPGIYVQRILVGTNYQKRIERRTVVHA; from the coding sequence ATGAAAAATAGTAAAATATTAACTTCATTTTCGGAAGCGGTTTCAGATATCAGTGATGGTTCTACATTAATTGTTGGCGGATTTGGTTTAAGCGGCATTCCAGAGAAAGCTATTCAGGCATTGAAGGAAAAAGGAACAAAAAATTTAACTGTTGTGAGTAACAATTGTGGCGTTGATGACTGGGGATTAGGTCTACTTCTAGCAAATAAGCAAATTAAAAAAATGGTGTCTTCCTATGTAGGAGAAAATAAAATTTTTGAACAGCAATTTTTAAGCGGTGAACTAGAAGTGGAATTGACTCCTCAGGGAACCCTTGCAGAGCGCATAAGAGCCGGTGGTGCTGGCATCCCAGGATTTTATACAGCAACAGGTGTTGGAACCCCGATTGCAGAAGGTAAAGAAGTGAAAGAATTTGATGGAAAAACGTATCTCCTTGAACGCGGGATTGTTGGGGACTTTTCCCTCGTTAAAGCGTGGAAAGCAGATACTCTTGGTAATCTAGTCTACCGTAAAACGTCGCGAAATTTCAATCCTCTGGCTGCAATGGCAGGTAAAATCACGATTGCGGAAGTAGAAGAAATTGTAGCGGCAGGCGTGTTGGATCCAGATGAAATCCACACGCCTGGTATTTACGTGCAGCGTATTCTAGTTGGCACTAATTATCAAAAACGGATTGAACGCCGGACAGTTGTACATGCATAA